The Daucus carota subsp. sativus chromosome 7, DH1 v3.0, whole genome shotgun sequence genome window below encodes:
- the LOC108195724 gene encoding desiccation protectant protein Lea14 homolog, whose protein sequence is MAGFLDKAKEYVTEKVAEMKKPEASVTDVDLKDVSRECITYDAKVSVSNPYSTSIPICEISYKLKSAGREIASGTVPDPGSLKGNDTTMLNVGLKVPHSVLLSLAKDIGADWDIDYELGIDFVFDLPVFGNITIPVSSKGEIKLPTFSDLWTK, encoded by the exons ATGGCGGGATTCCTTGATAAGGCGAAGGAGTACGTGACGGAGAAGGTGGCGGAGATGAAGAAGCCAGAGGCGTCCGTGACGGACGTGGATCTGAAAGATGTGAGCCGGGAGTGCATCACTTATGACGCTAAGGTTTCTGTTAGTAATCCATATAGTACTTCCATTCCCATCTGCGAGATCTCTTACAAACTCAAAAGCGCCGGCAG GGAGATTGCTTCAGGAACTGTTCCGGACCCAGGATCACTCAAGGGTAACGACACGACTATGCTAAACGTAGGATTGAAGGTGCCACATAGTGTGCTTCTGAGCTTGGCCAAAGACATTGGTGCAGATTGGGATATTGACTATGAATTGGGAATTGATTTTGTGTTTGATCTCCCGGTTTTTGGAAACATTACCATTCCAGTTTCCAGCAAAGGCGAGATCAAGCTCCCTACTTTCTCCGATTTATGGACCAAGTAA
- the LOC108195393 gene encoding desiccation protectant protein Lea14 homolog → MEGLLGKATEAMTKGTKKPEAKITHVGLKDVNLEFVTYNAKISVTNPYPTPLPIFQITYALKSADRELVSGTSPNPEPLKANTTTELEFEMKVSFTMLVSLARDIGADWDIDYDLQINVVGNVPAMGDVTIPISNKGQMKLPTLKDLSALANLTTNLSVTV, encoded by the exons ATGGAAGGATTACTAGGTAAGGCTACAGAGGCCATGACCAAGGGGACTAAGAAACCAGAAGCCAAGATTACTCATGTGGGTCTGAAAGATGTGAACCTTGAGTTTGTCACTTACAATGCTAAAATCTCAGTGACTAATCCATATCCTACTCCTCTTCCCATCTTTCAGATCACTTATGCTCTCAAAAGTGCTGACAg GGAGCTTGTTTCAGGAACTAGTCCGAACCCGGAGCCACTGAAGGCAAATACCACGACTGAGCTAGAATTCGAAATGAAGGTATCATTTACCATGTTAGTGAGTTTGGCCAGGGACATTGGCGCAGATTGGGACATCGACTATGATTTGCAGATCAATGTTGTTGGGAATGTACCAGCCATGGGAGATGTTACCATTCCAATCTCCAACAAGGGCCAGATGAAGCTCCCCACTTTGAAAGATCTATCAGCTTTGGCTAATCTCACTACAAATCTGAGTGTGACCGTTTAA
- the LOC108195576 gene encoding desiccation protectant protein Lea14 homolog produces the protein MAEISLDTEKEINAAETKKPGARVSDVSLKDVSLEHVTYNAKVSFTNPFSTPVPILEISYALKAANREIASGTTSNSGRSIMANDAIVVDLEMEVPHSVLLSNLVRDIAADWDIDYELGINFVMNVHIDYDLVINSVLDVPVHGNITIPICSQGQIKLPALSDLSILSWVRLLLPFGKSVVIVFSRACLNVFDEVRKQIIEKMLRYKAKYL, from the exons ATGGCAGAAATATCGTTGGATACGGAGAAAGAGATCAATGCTGCGGAGACGAAGAAACCTGGAGCAAGGGTGAGTGATGTGAGTCTGAAAGATGTGAGCCTGGAGCATGTCACTTACAACGCCAAGGTCTCATTCACTAATCCATTTAGTACTCCCGTCCCCATTCTTGAGATCTCTTACGCTCTTAAAGCTGCCAACAG GGAAATTGCCTCAGGAACTACTTCGAACTCAGGACGATCGATTATGGCGAACGATGCAATCGTAGTGGATCTGGAAATGGAAGTGCCGCACAGTGTGCTGCTGAGTAATTTGGTGCGAGACATTGCTGCAGATTGGGACATTGACTATGAGCTGGGAATTAATTTTGTCATGAATGTGCATATTGACTACGACTTGGTGATTAATTCTGTCCTCGATGTCCCGGTTCATGGAAATATTACCATTCCGATTTGTAGCCAAGGCCAGATCAAACTTCCTGCTTTGTCCGATCTATCAATTTTATCGTGGGTTCGTTTATTATTGCCGTTCGGGAAATCAGTAGTAATTGTTTTCTCAAGAGCATGTCTAAATGTATTTGATGAGGTTCGAAaacaaattattgaaaaaatgcTTAGATACAAAGCcaaatatttataa